Proteins encoded in a region of the Candidatus Moanabacter tarae genome:
- the cycB gene encoding Cytochrome c-553I, protein MVTVGHGRLASFLIASLIALSSMLGQTNDSAYEEGEEIYGRIYSGWKWFHVYCYRCHGFDALGSTLAPNLRESIKVLSYAEFLDLVKEGRAERGMQSWKELLDDKQITDIFYYVHARSDKVLPSGRPDEVGEGGGEWTPPGEWVEAMKSVDLSTKMDQESNAEKKVKPKFEDS, encoded by the coding sequence ATGGTGACCGTGGGACACGGGCGATTAGCTTCCTTTCTGATAGCATCCCTGATCGCTTTAAGCTCGATGCTTGGTCAGACAAATGATTCTGCATATGAGGAAGGAGAGGAGATTTATGGCCGAATTTATAGTGGCTGGAAATGGTTTCATGTTTACTGTTACCGGTGTCACGGGTTCGATGCTCTCGGGAGTACCCTCGCTCCTAATTTACGTGAGTCGATCAAGGTTCTCAGCTACGCGGAGTTTCTCGATTTGGTGAAAGAGGGACGCGCAGAAAGAGGGATGCAGTCTTGGAAAGAGTTGCTCGATGATAAGCAAATTACAGACATCTTTTATTACGTTCACGCGAGGAGCGACAAGGTTCTTCCGAGTGGGCGTCCGGATGAGGTTGGGGAAGGTGGTGGAGAGTGGACCCCCCCGGGAGAATGGGTAGAGGCAATGAAGTCGGTTGATCTATCGACCAAGATGGATCAAGAATCGAATGCGGAAAAAAAAGTTAAGCCCAAATTCGAAGATTCCTAG
- a CDS encoding Hydrazine synthase subunit beta: protein MVFERSRDNFPLSYEFKVRDQAILIRVLLCFGAILPLLPEKGNAEPFAYVSNEYDDTVTVVDTATDKVVATIEVGDRPRGIGLSPEGKKLYLALGNDNVIGIVDTDSRKMVGTLPSGSDPEAFALSPDGMRLYISNEDANTATILDTESGQTIATIPVGIEPEGVAVSPNGRWVYVTAESTHTISVIDTTKNEVVNILLVGVRPRAVVFGSDGKWAYVTAEIGGIVSVIDVEEQKVIGEVRLSIDGEYVKPMGVAVTSDGSSLYVATGRANHVAVVDLASLKAVKYIPVGKRVWGIALTPDGKKLYAANGLSSNLSVIDTLTNRVIGTVPTGKGPWGVVVDK from the coding sequence ATGGTTTTTGAAAGATCCAGAGATAATTTTCCGTTATCGTATGAATTCAAGGTGAGGGACCAGGCAATATTGATTCGTGTCTTGTTGTGCTTTGGGGCGATTCTCCCATTGCTTCCGGAGAAGGGCAACGCAGAGCCATTCGCCTACGTATCTAACGAATACGACGATACTGTAACTGTGGTTGATACTGCGACGGATAAGGTCGTCGCTACAATTGAGGTAGGTGACAGACCTAGGGGAATTGGGCTGAGCCCCGAAGGCAAAAAACTCTACCTTGCGCTGGGAAACGATAATGTCATCGGAATCGTCGATACTGATTCCCGGAAGATGGTGGGGACTCTCCCCTCGGGTAGCGATCCGGAGGCTTTTGCACTCAGCCCGGATGGGATGCGGCTATATATATCTAATGAAGACGCCAACACCGCTACAATTTTGGACACGGAGTCAGGGCAGACGATCGCGACAATCCCTGTGGGTATCGAACCTGAGGGTGTTGCGGTCAGTCCCAATGGACGCTGGGTTTATGTTACAGCGGAATCGACTCACACGATTTCAGTTATCGATACAACGAAGAATGAGGTGGTAAATATCCTGTTAGTAGGGGTTCGGCCAAGAGCAGTTGTGTTCGGCTCCGACGGTAAGTGGGCTTACGTTACAGCAGAGATTGGTGGCATTGTGTCGGTCATTGATGTTGAAGAACAAAAGGTTATCGGGGAGGTGCGATTGTCCATTGATGGCGAGTACGTTAAACCTATGGGTGTCGCCGTAACTTCCGATGGATCCAGTCTTTATGTGGCAACAGGCCGGGCCAATCACGTTGCGGTGGTTGACTTGGCATCTCTTAAAGCTGTGAAGTACATTCCGGTAGGGAAAAGAGTGTGGGGGATAGCGCTGACTCCGGATGGCAAGAAACTCTATGCTGCCAACGGTCTTTCTAGCAATCTGTCCGTTATCGATACCTTAACCAATCGAGTCATCGGTACCGTTCCCACCGGCAAGGGGCCGTGGGGAGTGGTTGTAGACAAATAG